Within Actinosynnema pretiosum, the genomic segment GCTGTCCGAGGCCTTCTCCACCACGTTGCCCAGGTGCTGCCCGAGGTGCGCGAGCACCGCCGCCTGCGCCCCGGTGCGCGGGGACGCCCCGCTCACCGCGCTGACCACGCCGTTCCGCCCGACCCGCACCGCGCCCGCCCGCACCAGCGCGAGCACCGCCACCTCCACGACCCGCCGCGGCCCACCGGCCAGGCAGGCCAGCTGCTCGGTGGTGAGCCCGTCAGCCCGCGTCGCCGCCGAAGTCGCCATCCCAGTCCTCCACCCACTCGGCGGCCAACCAGCCGCCGACGAACCAACCGCCCGCGGCGAGCAGGCCGCTGCCCCGCTGCCAGCGCAGCGGCTCCACCTCGACGGGGCGCCTGCGCCCGGGCAGCCGGACCTGGGACGTCTCGGGCTCCCCGATCGGTTCCGCCCGCTCGCCGTCGAACACGGCTGTTTCCGCCCGCGCCACCGGCGGTTCGCGCGGCGCCTCCCGGACGGACCCGCGCACCGCCGAGGCCAGCCCGAACCGGGCCGCCAGCTCGGCCGCGTCGACCGGGGCGAGCCCGGCGGTGGCGTCGGCCAGCGCGCGCGACCCGGCGAGGGTGAGCACCGGGGGAGCGCCCAGCAGCAGCACCACGGCCGCGACGCCGGTCAGCGCCAGCCCGACCACCCCGACCGCGCCCAGCCGCACGACCGAGAGCGCCGCCGGGACGACCAGCGGGGCCACGCTCAGCGCCGCCCGCCGCAACCGGGCGCGCGGCGGCACGAGCAGCCCGCCCCGCACCAGCCCCCGCCCGACGGCCCGCGCCGGGGCGGAGGACGCCGCGCCCAGCAGCAGCCCGTCCAGCCCGCGCGGCCGGTCGCCGAGCGCGCCCAGCAGCTCCGCCGCCAGCGCGGTCGGCTCCTCCCGCTCCTCGGGCGTGCCCACCGCCACCACGCGCCCACCGGACACCCGCGCCCGGTTCTGCGCCACCAGCGAGGCCAGCGCCACCTCGGCCGCCCGCACCGGCCCCCCGGCCAGGTACCCGACCTCCTCGAAGGTCAGCGCCCGGCGCGGCGCCGTCCCGGCGACCCGCTTGAGCCGCGCCCCGACCACCACCGCGCCGAGGAGCAGGACGCCGAGCACCAGGGCGAACACCGCGTCGGTCATGCGACCAGACTAGGTCGGAAGGTGCGCTGACCTGGGGGTGTTGCGGGAAGTGCTCCGGTAGCCTGCGGGAAATGTTGGAATAACTGAGCACGGGGGGTGGATGGTGATACCGCAGGGGTTGAACATGGCGGCGTTGCAGTCCATGACAGCGGGGATGAGCGCGCTCAAGCAGACCGCCGAATCGGGTGGGTTCGCGATCAGCAAGAGCGGGGCCGACGCCTACATCCACGCGATCAAGACAGCGCTGGACGACCTGAACGGCATCCAGGAGCAGACGGAACTGCTTCAGCAGAAGACGAAGTTGGGGACCAGTCCGGACGCTGTGAGGATGAGCGAGTACAACCTCGAGAACGCCTTGGGCGGGCCTGGCACGATCGGGCTGATCCCCGCCATCGATCAACTCAAGATCGCCTTGGGCGAAGCTCTCCAGGCAATGCAGAAGGCCAAGGAGAACTACAGCGCGGTCGATGACGCGCGTGTCGAGAAGTTCAACTCCCAGTGAGACGGAAGAAGACCGTGCAGAACGTCCGGCTTGTCGCCCTCGCGCTCCTCGCGTCCGCCCTGTCCGCGTGCTCCACCGTCGAGCCGGGGACGGCCACCCCGGCGACTTCGAACCCGGCCGCACCCGGCAGCACGGCAGGTTCGGCCCCCGCGGGTTCCGGGCTGGCTGACCTGGAGCTGTGCGCCGACTTCGAGCGGGTCGCGGGCCAGTTCCCGCTGGTCGAGATCAAGAAGCGGGAGCCCGAGAGCTGCGTGGGCAAGTACGACCTCGGTGATGACAACAGGATCACCGTGCGGATGAGCGTGTTCCCGACCCTCGGGCTCAGCAAGGCCGTGCCCGGTCCCGACAGCGAGGTCAGCAACATCACGATCGCGGGTCGGGCCGCCCTCCTCGACCGCAAGCCCGCAGGAGCGACGTCCTGCGCCGTGCGGGTGGAGGTCAGCGAGACCGCCAGGGTCGACTTCGTGGGTGTCTACCACGCCTCGCTCGACCAGGCCTGCGACGCGGCGACCGCCCTGGCCAACGCCATCACCCCCACCCTGCCCACCGAGTAGCGCGCAGCCGGTGGCGGTGGTCGACGAGGACCACCGCCCACCGCTCACCGGGGGTCAGCAGCCCCCGCCGCCGCCACCGCAGCCGCCGCCACCCCCACCGCCGCAGCCGCCCCCGCCCCCGCCGCCGTCCCCGGACGACCCGCCTCCGCCGCCGTCGAACCCGCCGACCGCGCCGTAGTAGGCCACCCCGCCCCCGCCACCACCGGCGGACGCCCCGCTGCGCGAGCGCGCCGTCGGCCGGACCGCGCTGCGCACCTCCGCGTCCGGGTGCGCCGAGAACCCCTGGAACAGCACCGCCTCCACGGCGGGCGACGTCGGCCCGAACGCGCCCCAGCCGCCGACCAGGCCCCTGGTGCGCGCGTCCGCGACGAGCGCGACGCCCCGCGCGGTCCTCCCGGGCAGGAACCTGGTGCCCAGCACGAGCACCAGCACGGCGGTGAGCAGCAGTTGGAGGGTCAACCAGCCGACCGGGGCGCCGATCCGCACCCCGTTGACCCAGCGCACGACCCCCACGAGCGCGACCAGCAGCATCGGCAGCACGCCGATCCGCAACCACCTCCTCGCCCGCTCGGGCGAGATCAGCAGCCCGGCCAGGACCAGCCGCCGCTCCACCTCCCGCACCGCGCCCCCGTCCGCGACGGACGTGAGCAGCAGCGGAAGGGTGCGGCGCTCGTAGCGGGCCGCGTCGGTGAGCACGGCGGCCTCCACCGGGTTGCCCGGCTTGGCGCCCTTGACCCGGCTCACCGTCCGGTTCCGGCCCGGTCGCAGCGCGCCCGCGTCGAGCAGCGCCGCCGTGGCCACCTCGGCCGCCCGCAGCGGGCCGCCGACCAGGTGCGCCAGCTCGGGCAGCGTGAGCGCGGCTGCGGGGTCCGCTCCCCGCGTCCCCCGCAGCCACCACCTCGTCAGGACCGCCAGCGCCAGCGCGACGCCCAGCGCGATCCAGTACAGCTCCAAGAACTCCGGGCCCGAAAGCCCCCACGGACGCATCACGAACCACCCCCTCGTGAACCTCCGACCGTCAGCCGGTCAGCGGTGTTCCGAGGCAATCGTGTGCGCTGCGCCACACCGGTCACAAGTGAGTTGGGCAAGCCTTGAGGTCCGAGGCCCGCCCGGTGCGGCGCCGTGGCGCGTCAGGAGGAAGAACCCCCGTCGACGCCGCTCGAACCCTCGCCGTCAGTCCCCTTGAACACGCGCATGACCCCTCCAACGCTCTCGACGTCACGGGTGAGTAGCGCGCTCCAGTCTGCTAGACCGAGGGCTTCTCGACCAGACGCAAACTGATCGAGTTGATGCAGTAGCGCTGATCGGTGGGCGTCGCGTACCCCTCGCCCTCGAACACGTGGCCCAGGTGGCTGTGGCAGGCGGAGCAGAGCACCTCCGTGCGGACCATGCCGAGCGCCCGGTCCTCGCGCAGGATGACGCGGTCCGCCGCGAGCGGGGAGAAGAACGAGGGCCAGCCGCAGTGCGAGTCGAACTTGGTGTCGCTGCGGAACAGCTCCGCGCCGCACGCCCGGCAGTCGTACACGCCCTCGGTCTTGGTGTCGGTGTACTCCCCGACCCACGCGGGTTCGGTGCCCGCCTCGCGCAGCACCGCGTACTCCTTCGGGGTCAGGATCTCCCGCCACTCCAGCTCGGAGTGGACCACCTTCGGGGTGGTGCCGGTGACAGGTTCCATGACGGTGATTTTAGTCGAGCCCGGCGCGGGGGACCGCCGGTCGCGCCTGCCGCCGGTCGGAGCCGCTCCCCGCGCGCCCGCTAGTCGAACAGGGTCGCGATGATGTCGCCGAGGCTGTACCAGACGCCCGCGCCCGCGCCGAGCAGGATCAGCACCACGATCAGCACCGCCCCCTGCCTGCGCAGGCCGCCCGCGCGGTTGGCCGAGTCGGCGAAGTCGGACACGCCCGCGAGCGAGCCCTCGACGGTGTAGGTGGGGTGCTCCCTGCGCATCCGGTCGAGGTGCGCGGCGAACGCCCTGGTCTCGGGGTCGTCCGGGTCGAGGCCGATCAGCTCGTCGTCGACGCTGGTCGACGGCAGGTCGTCGGGTGAGTCGGCGGCGTGCGCGCTGGCCATGCGCACAGAGTAGTGCCGGGGCGATCGCGCGCCAGTGAGCCGGAGGAGCGGTTCGGGGGCGGCGGAACGCGCAGGGCCACCGCCGTCCGGACGGGTGACGGCGGGGCTGTCTCCGCTGGTCGGCGGGCGTGTCCCCGGCTCCGGACGGCGTCGTCGGCGCTGCTCCCGACGGGTGTGCGCCGCTGCTCCGCGACCGCGCCCCGGCGGGTGGTGATTTCACCGGGCAGTGGCTCCCGGTGGCCCGGCGGGCGTCCGCGCGCTCACCCCCGGCGGGAGCGCGCGGACGCCGCGGTCCTCAGGCCGGGACGGGGGCGAAGGCCGGGCGGATCGCGCCCACCGGCTCGCCGTGCCCGAGCACGGGAACGGAGGCCAGCTCCCGCGGCACCTCCACGCCCAGCGCGCGCAGCGCCGCCGCCAGCACGACCGTCCTGGCCCGGCTGGACCCGTCGGCGATCTTGCAGGCCGCCGCCGAGCCGTCCGGCAGCCCGATCGCGTACACGCCCTCCGCGCCGTCCTTGGCGACCGAGCCGGGGAGCGCGCGCATCAGCGCCGTCACGTCCCGCCCGGTGCCGCCGACCCACTCCGGGTGGCCGCCCATGGCGGTCGCGACCCGGTGCTCCGGCGTGCCCGGCTCGGCGCTGGCGATCGCGCCGAACGCCCTGGCCAGCCCGGTGAGGCTGATCCCGAGCAGCGGCGCGCCGCACCCGTCGACGCCGATCGCGCCCACCGGCTCGCCCGCCAGCTCCGCGAGGGTCGTGGCGATCGCGGTCTGCAGCGGGTGGGCCGGGTCGAGGTAGTCGGCGGTGGACCAGCCGTTGGCCGCGCAGGTCGCCAGCATCGCCGCGTGCTTGCCCGAGCAGTTCATGTACCTCGGCTCGGCGCCCCGGCCCAGCGCGTGGTGCGCGACCAGGGCGCGCTCGCCGATCGGCAGGCCGGGCGTGCAGCGCAGGTCGTCGAACCCGAGGCCGGCGCCCGCCAGGATCCGCCGCACGCCGTCGACGTGGAAGTCCTCGCCGGAGTGGCTGGCGCAGGCCAGCGCGAGCAGCTCGCGGTCCAGGTCGAGGCCGTTGCGCAGCATCGCGAGCGCCTGCACCGGCTTGTTCGAGGACCGGGGGTAGCAGACCTCGTCGGGCGAGCCGACCGAGAGCACCGCCGTCCCGGACGGGTCCAGGGCGACGACCGAGCCGTGGTGCACCGACTCCAGGAAATCGCCGCGCCACACCTCGGCGACCAGCTCGTGCGCCATGTCCCGCCCTCCTCGCCGGGCCGTCCGGCCCAAGCTGTCAACTGTTGGCAGTTAACAGCACGGGAGGGCGATGTGCTAGAGAGACTTCCGTGACACCGCCGATCCCGCTGGGGCTCACCGGGCAGACCGTGGACGCCCTGCGCGAGATCGTCCTGTCGGGTGAGGTGTCCGCGGGTCAGCGGGTCAACGAGGTCGAGCTGGCGGCGAGGCTGGGCATCAGCCGGGGGCCGGTGCGCGAGGCGATCCGGCAGCTGGCGTCCGAGGGGCTGCTGGTGCTCGTCCCGAACCGGGGCGCGTACGTGCCCGTGGCCGACGCCACCGAGGTCACCCTGCTGTTCGAGCTGCGCACGGCGCTGGAGTGCGCCGCCGCCGGTCTCGCCGCGGCCCGGCGCTCCGAGGCGGACGTGACCGCGATGCGCGCCGTGTGCGCCGAGTCCCGGCGCAGCCACCGGGCGGGCGAGCGGTTCCCGCACCGGCTGGACCTGGCCTTCCACAACGCCCTGCTGGACGCCGCCGCCAGCCCCCGGATCGCCGAGCAGGTGCGGCTGGTCCAGCAGCGGGTGGTGCTGCTGCGCAGCGCGCTGCGCGACGACCCGCCGCACCAGACCGCGTCGCTGGACGACCACGAGGCGCTGGTCGACGCGGTCGAGGCCGGTGACGGCGCGCGGGCCGCCGAGGTCATGCGGGCGCACCTGGAGCGGGTGCGGGTGCAGCTGGTCGCCGAGGTCGGGGCCGAGCCCCGGAGCTGAGCCCCCGGAGCTGAGCCCAGGGGGCGGGACCCGGAGCCGGGTCACCGGGCGGGAGCGCGGGCGAACCGCCCCCGGCCCGCCCGCCGCTCATCCACCCGCCGGGTCACCCGCCCGCCTGCGTCACCCAGCGGGCCGCCGTCACCCAGCGAACTGCCGTCACCCCAGCGAGCCGGTGACCTTCGCGTGCCCCTTCAGCAGGTTCCGCGCGATCGTGCGCCGCTGGATCTCGTCCGTGCCCTCGTAGATCCGCAGCAGCCGCAGCTCCCGGTACCACCGCTCCACCGGCAGCTCCCGCGTGTACCCCATGCCGCCGTGGATCTGGAGCACCCGGTCCACGATCTCGTTCGCCTTCACCCCGCCGTACAGCTTCGCGATCGACTGCGCGTGCCGCGAGTCCACGCCCTGGTCGACCAGCCACGCCGCGTGCAGCACCAGCCACCGCAGCGCCTCCACCTCCACCGCGGAGTCGGCGATCATCCACTGGATCGCCTGGTACTCGGCGATGGGCTTGCCGAACGTGACCCGGTTCCTGGCCTGCTCGACCGCCATCTCCACCAGCCGCTCGCAGGACCCGAGCGCCCGCGCGGGCAGCAGGTACCGCCCCTGCCCGATCCACTGCATGGCCAGCCGGAACCCGCCGCCGACCTCGCCCAGCACGTTCTCCGACGGCACCCGCACCTCGTCGAACACCAGCGCCGCCGGACCCCACTGGCCCATCGTGGAGATCGGCTCCGAGCGCCACCCCATGTCCCGGTCCACCAGGAAGCAGGTGACGCCGCCGTCGGCGCCCCTCTCCCGGTCGGTCACCGCGAACACCATGGTGAAGTCCGCCTCGTGCCCGCCGGTGATGAACGTCTTCTCGCCGCTGATCACCCAGTCGTCGCCGTCGCGGCGCGCGGACGTCCGGATCGCCTTCGCGTCCGACCCCGCGCCCGGCTCGGTGATCGCGAAGCACGACACCCGCTCGCCGGAGATGGTCGGCAGCAGGTAGCGCTCCTTCTGCTCCTCGTTGCCGTGGAACAGGATGTTGTCGGCGTACCCGCCGAACCGGAACGGCACGAACGAGCGCCCCAGCTCGGTCTCCAGCAGCGCCGCCATCACCGCGCCCAGCCCCATCCCGCCGTACTCCTGCGGCGTGAGCACGCCGAAGAACCCCGACGCGCGGGCCTTGGCCTGGAGCTCGGCCAGCTCGTCGCCGGTGAGCCCCGGCTGCCCGGCCCGCTCGCGCCGCAGCACCTCCGGCTCCAGCGGTGTGATCTCCCGGCGCACGAACTCCCGCACCCAGTCCCGGACCTGCGTCTGCTCCTCGTCGAGCGCGAAGTCCATCCGTTTGCCTCCCAAGCGGGCCTTCGCCCTCAGGTGAACGCGCTGACCCCGGTCAGCGCCCTGCCGATCAGCAGCCTCTGGATCTGGCTGGTGCCCTCGTACAGCGTGGTGACCCTGGTGTCCCGCAGGTGCTTGGCCACCGGGTGGTCGTCGAGGTAGCCGTACCCGCCCAGCACCTGCACCGCCCGGTCGGCCACCCGCACCGACGCCTCGCTCGCGTACAGCTTCGCCATGGACGCCTCGGTGCGGAACGGCTCGCCCCGGTCGGCCAGGTCCGCGCAGCGCCAGGTCAGCAGCCGGGCTGCGTCGGTCTCCACGGCCATGTCCGCCAGCAGCTCCTGCACCAGCTGGA encodes:
- a CDS encoding TIGR04222 domain-containing membrane protein, which encodes MTDAVFALVLGVLLLGAVVVGARLKRVAGTAPRRALTFEEVGYLAGGPVRAAEVALASLVAQNRARVSGGRVVAVGTPEEREEPTALAAELLGALGDRPRGLDGLLLGAASSAPARAVGRGLVRGGLLVPPRARLRRAALSVAPLVVPAALSVVRLGAVGVVGLALTGVAAVVLLLGAPPVLTLAGSRALADATAGLAPVDAAELAARFGLASAVRGSVREAPREPPVARAETAVFDGERAEPIGEPETSQVRLPGRRRPVEVEPLRWQRGSGLLAAGGWFVGGWLAAEWVEDWDGDFGGDAG
- a CDS encoding DUF3558 domain-containing protein, whose product is MRRKKTVQNVRLVALALLASALSACSTVEPGTATPATSNPAAPGSTAGSAPAGSGLADLELCADFERVAGQFPLVEIKKREPESCVGKYDLGDDNRITVRMSVFPTLGLSKAVPGPDSEVSNITIAGRAALLDRKPAGATSCAVRVEVSETARVDFVGVYHASLDQACDAATALANAITPTLPTE
- a CDS encoding TIGR04222 domain-containing membrane protein, whose protein sequence is MRPWGLSGPEFLELYWIALGVALALAVLTRWWLRGTRGADPAAALTLPELAHLVGGPLRAAEVATAALLDAGALRPGRNRTVSRVKGAKPGNPVEAAVLTDAARYERRTLPLLLTSVADGGAVREVERRLVLAGLLISPERARRWLRIGVLPMLLVALVGVVRWVNGVRIGAPVGWLTLQLLLTAVLVLVLGTRFLPGRTARGVALVADARTRGLVGGWGAFGPTSPAVEAVLFQGFSAHPDAEVRSAVRPTARSRSGASAGGGGGGVAYYGAVGGFDGGGGGSSGDGGGGGGGCGGGGGGGCGGGGGGC
- the msrB gene encoding peptide-methionine (R)-S-oxide reductase MsrB; protein product: MEPVTGTTPKVVHSELEWREILTPKEYAVLREAGTEPAWVGEYTDTKTEGVYDCRACGAELFRSDTKFDSHCGWPSFFSPLAADRVILREDRALGMVRTEVLCSACHSHLGHVFEGEGYATPTDQRYCINSISLRLVEKPSV
- a CDS encoding asparaginase: MAHELVAEVWRGDFLESVHHGSVVALDPSGTAVLSVGSPDEVCYPRSSNKPVQALAMLRNGLDLDRELLALACASHSGEDFHVDGVRRILAGAGLGFDDLRCTPGLPIGERALVAHHALGRGAEPRYMNCSGKHAAMLATCAANGWSTADYLDPAHPLQTAIATTLAELAGEPVGAIGVDGCGAPLLGISLTGLARAFGAIASAEPGTPEHRVATAMGGHPEWVGGTGRDVTALMRALPGSVAKDGAEGVYAIGLPDGSAAACKIADGSSRARTVVLAAALRALGVEVPRELASVPVLGHGEPVGAIRPAFAPVPA
- a CDS encoding GntR family transcriptional regulator — its product is MTPPIPLGLTGQTVDALREIVLSGEVSAGQRVNEVELAARLGISRGPVREAIRQLASEGLLVLVPNRGAYVPVADATEVTLLFELRTALECAAAGLAAARRSEADVTAMRAVCAESRRSHRAGERFPHRLDLAFHNALLDAAASPRIAEQVRLVQQRVVLLRSALRDDPPHQTASLDDHEALVDAVEAGDGARAAEVMRAHLERVRVQLVAEVGAEPRS
- a CDS encoding acyl-CoA dehydrogenase family protein; this encodes MDFALDEEQTQVRDWVREFVRREITPLEPEVLRRERAGQPGLTGDELAELQAKARASGFFGVLTPQEYGGMGLGAVMAALLETELGRSFVPFRFGGYADNILFHGNEEQKERYLLPTISGERVSCFAITEPGAGSDAKAIRTSARRDGDDWVISGEKTFITGGHEADFTMVFAVTDRERGADGGVTCFLVDRDMGWRSEPISTMGQWGPAALVFDEVRVPSENVLGEVGGGFRLAMQWIGQGRYLLPARALGSCERLVEMAVEQARNRVTFGKPIAEYQAIQWMIADSAVEVEALRWLVLHAAWLVDQGVDSRHAQSIAKLYGGVKANEIVDRVLQIHGGMGYTRELPVERWYRELRLLRIYEGTDEIQRRTIARNLLKGHAKVTGSLG